Proteins from one Pantoea cypripedii genomic window:
- a CDS encoding NAD-dependent epimerase/dehydratase family protein: MTVTVAVTGATGFIGKHIVRNLLSHGFAVRALTRSALKVSEDKLTWVTGSLEDKNALDELVSGAEYIVHCAGQVRGHTEETFIHCNVTGSLNLMQAALASGSCKRFLFMSSLAARHPELSWYANSKYVAEQQLNSMRSAISLGIFRPTAVYGPGDKELKPLFSWMLRGVLPRLGAPEAKLSFIHVDDLAEAVSQWLLSTTPQSYTCELCDGDAEGYNWTRLQQIGASVRKGPVRLIGIPLPLLNTLADISILFNRIARKEPMLTHSKIRELTHPDWSASNTFLSEQINWLPKISLERALREGQF, translated from the coding sequence ATGACAGTCACTGTGGCAGTAACGGGCGCGACGGGGTTTATTGGTAAACATATCGTCCGAAATTTACTGTCCCACGGTTTTGCTGTCCGCGCTTTAACCCGCTCCGCATTGAAAGTCTCTGAGGATAAATTGACCTGGGTGACCGGGTCACTTGAAGACAAGAATGCTTTAGACGAACTCGTCAGCGGTGCCGAATATATCGTCCATTGTGCCGGCCAGGTCCGGGGGCATACCGAAGAAACATTTATTCACTGTAACGTTACTGGCAGCCTGAACCTGATGCAGGCTGCACTGGCAAGTGGCAGCTGCAAGCGTTTCCTTTTTATGTCCTCACTGGCAGCTCGCCACCCGGAACTCTCCTGGTACGCAAATTCTAAATATGTTGCTGAACAGCAGCTGAATAGCATGCGTTCGGCGATTTCACTCGGCATATTTCGTCCGACAGCCGTATACGGACCGGGTGATAAAGAGTTGAAGCCGTTATTTAGCTGGATGTTACGTGGTGTGCTTCCCCGGCTCGGTGCACCAGAGGCAAAGCTGTCATTTATACATGTGGATGATTTGGCTGAAGCCGTCAGCCAATGGTTACTGAGTACCACGCCGCAGAGTTATACCTGTGAACTCTGCGATGGTGATGCTGAAGGCTATAACTGGACGCGCCTGCAACAGATTGGTGCTTCCGTGCGTAAAGGGCCGGTGCGGTTAATCGGGATTCCCCTGCCGTTGCTCAATACCCTGGCGGACATCTCCATCCTGTTTAATCGCATCGCCAGAAAAGAACCCATGCTGACCCACAGTAAGATCCGTGAATTGACACATCCTGACTGGTCGGCAAGCAATACATTCTTATCCGAACAAATTAATTGGTTACCTAAAATAAGTCTGGAACGCGCGTTGCGTGAAGGCCAGTTTTAA
- a CDS encoding fatty acyl-AMP ligase, translating into MSETSSTHSLPMRYADFPSLVEALDYAAQGSTGMNFYDRRNQLIASLDYHTLKQRAMAGARRLLSLNLSKGDRIALIAETSVGFVEAFFACQYAGLVAVPLAIPMGVGQRASYITKLQGLISSCHPAAIISSEEWVPLIKSAAMDAPPPHILSNEDFNALAEKDVELSLPQPDDIAYLQYTSGSTRFPRGVIIRQRSVMANLQVISHDGIKLRAGDRCVSWLPFYHDMGLVGFLLTPVATQLSVDYLRTQDFAMRPMQWLKLISKNRGTVSVAPPFGYDLCLRRSNEKELAELDLSSWRVAGMGAEPIPAELLNQFSDHFSKINFDRKAFMPCYGLAENTLAVSFFDEATSSAVDQVDRDILEYQGKAVTPGKNTRAISSFVNCGKALPGHRIEIRNEAGAQLPERQVGHIFISGPSLMSGYFRDKSSQEQIKATGWMDTGDLGYLLDGNLFVTGRKKDLIIIRGRNIWPQDIEYVAESEPEIRSGDAIAFVTDEHDEGAKIILQIQCRVSSEERREQIVHSLTGRIQSEFGVTANIELLPPHSIPRTSSGKPARAEAKKRYLAELLGIPGQLAGLAQ; encoded by the coding sequence ATGTCTGAAACAAGTTCCACTCATTCTCTTCCTATGCGTTATGCCGACTTCCCATCCCTGGTGGAAGCTCTGGATTATGCTGCGCAGGGAAGTACAGGAATGAACTTCTACGATCGCCGCAACCAACTGATTGCCTCACTGGACTATCACACACTTAAGCAACGTGCGATGGCAGGAGCCAGACGCCTGTTATCACTTAATCTCAGCAAAGGCGATCGTATCGCCCTTATCGCTGAAACCAGTGTTGGTTTTGTGGAAGCTTTTTTTGCATGTCAATATGCGGGTTTAGTAGCGGTGCCATTAGCCATTCCTATGGGCGTGGGACAGCGTGCTTCATATATCACAAAACTCCAGGGTTTAATCAGTAGTTGTCATCCGGCGGCCATTATCAGCAGTGAAGAATGGGTGCCGTTGATTAAATCTGCCGCCATGGATGCACCACCGCCTCACATTCTCAGCAATGAAGATTTCAACGCGCTGGCTGAGAAGGATGTTGAATTATCGCTGCCGCAACCGGACGATATTGCCTACCTGCAATACACGTCGGGCAGTACGCGTTTTCCTCGTGGCGTCATCATCAGACAACGTTCAGTGATGGCTAACCTGCAGGTGATTAGCCATGATGGCATCAAACTGCGTGCGGGAGATCGTTGCGTTTCGTGGTTACCTTTCTACCATGATATGGGTCTGGTCGGCTTCCTGCTGACCCCGGTAGCCACTCAGCTTTCAGTTGATTATCTGCGCACTCAGGACTTTGCGATGCGCCCGATGCAATGGCTGAAGCTCATCAGCAAAAACCGCGGAACCGTCTCTGTCGCGCCGCCCTTTGGCTACGATTTATGTTTACGTCGCAGCAATGAAAAAGAGCTGGCGGAGCTGGATCTCTCAAGCTGGCGTGTGGCGGGCATGGGCGCTGAGCCAATCCCGGCAGAATTGCTGAATCAATTCAGCGACCATTTCAGCAAAATCAATTTTGATCGCAAAGCCTTTATGCCTTGCTACGGTCTGGCTGAAAATACGCTGGCAGTAAGCTTCTTCGATGAAGCCACCAGTTCAGCGGTCGACCAGGTGGATCGTGATATTCTGGAATACCAGGGAAAAGCGGTGACGCCAGGCAAAAATACCCGCGCCATCTCTTCCTTTGTTAATTGCGGCAAGGCACTTCCTGGTCACCGTATCGAAATTCGCAACGAAGCAGGTGCTCAGCTGCCGGAACGCCAGGTTGGTCACATCTTTATCTCCGGTCCCAGCCTGATGAGCGGCTATTTCCGGGATAAATCTTCGCAGGAACAAATTAAGGCCACTGGCTGGATGGATACCGGTGATCTAGGTTATCTGCTGGACGGCAACCTGTTTGTCACCGGGCGTAAAAAAGACCTGATTATCATCCGTGGTCGCAATATCTGGCCGCAGGATATTGAATATGTGGCTGAGTCCGAGCCTGAAATTCGTTCAGGTGATGCCATCGCTTTTGTGACTGACGAGCATGATGAAGGTGCAAAAATTATTTTGCAGATTCAATGCCGTGTATCGTCTGAAGAACGTCGTGAACAAATTGTTCATTCACTTACCGGGCGAATCCAGAGTGAATTTGGTGTAACCGCCAATATTGAATTGTTGCCGCCTCATAGTATTCCCCGTACGTCTTCTGGCAAGCCAGCGCGTGCGGAAGCGAAGAAACGTTACCTGGCTGAATTACTCGGGATACCAGGGCAATTGGCAGGTTTAGCACAATGA
- a CDS encoding N-acetyltransferase: MIRIEKVQGKSELKDFINFPSTLYPDDPNWITPLYLEREEHLSKKNPGTEHIEWQAWIAKKGDDVVGRITAQIDSLHRDLYGNDTGHFGMIDAIDDPEVFSALFAAAEDWLKSKGASKITGPFSLNINQESGLLIDGFDTPPSALMTHGKPYFAANVENQGYEKGIDLIAYWMKRTDLNFSRSLTKLMGQVREKVTIRCIDRKKFGEEMQVLREIFNSGWQNNWGFVPFTEHEFATMGDQLKFLVPDDMIYIAEVDSVPCAFIVGLPNINEAIQGLNGRLLPFGWAKLLWRLKVSGVRTARVPLMGVRQEYQFSRMGPIIALLLIEALRDPFAKRNIDALEMSWILESNTGMRTILEKIGAEPYKRYRLYEKQL, translated from the coding sequence ATGATTCGCATTGAGAAAGTTCAGGGAAAGAGTGAGCTTAAAGACTTCATTAATTTTCCTTCCACCCTTTATCCTGACGACCCAAACTGGATTACTCCTTTATATCTGGAGCGCGAAGAGCATTTATCAAAAAAAAATCCAGGTACAGAGCACATAGAATGGCAGGCGTGGATCGCGAAAAAGGGCGATGACGTAGTCGGGCGGATCACCGCACAAATTGATTCCTTACACCGCGATCTCTACGGTAACGACACGGGACATTTTGGCATGATTGATGCCATTGATGATCCTGAAGTGTTTTCAGCATTATTCGCCGCAGCTGAAGACTGGCTGAAGTCGAAAGGTGCATCAAAAATCACCGGCCCATTTAGCCTGAATATCAACCAGGAAAGTGGTTTGCTGATTGACGGATTTGATACGCCACCCTCAGCCCTGATGACGCATGGTAAGCCTTACTTTGCTGCCAACGTCGAGAATCAGGGATATGAGAAAGGTATCGACTTAATCGCTTACTGGATGAAGCGTACTGACCTTAACTTTTCGCGTTCACTCACCAAACTCATGGGGCAGGTACGTGAAAAGGTAACAATTCGTTGCATTGACCGTAAGAAATTCGGCGAGGAAATGCAGGTTCTGCGGGAAATCTTCAATTCCGGCTGGCAGAACAACTGGGGTTTTGTGCCGTTCACTGAGCATGAATTCGCCACCATGGGGGACCAGCTGAAGTTTCTGGTTCCCGACGATATGATTTATATCGCCGAGGTCGATTCCGTTCCTTGTGCGTTTATCGTCGGCTTGCCAAATATCAATGAAGCTATCCAGGGGCTGAATGGGCGCTTGTTGCCATTTGGCTGGGCTAAATTGTTATGGCGTTTGAAAGTGAGCGGGGTACGCACGGCCAGGGTTCCTCTGATGGGTGTTCGCCAGGAATACCAGTTCAGTCGTATGGGGCCGATCATCGCATTACTTCTCATCGAAGCGTTACGTGACCCGTTCGCGAAACGAAATATTGATGCTTTGGAGATGTCCTGGATTTTGGAATCCAATACGGGTATGCGCACGATTTTAGAAAAAATCGGGGCAGAGCCGTATAAACGTTACCGGCTGTACGAAAAACAACTCTGA
- a CDS encoding diacylglycerol kinase has protein sequence MNAHNKEKGLPRFVNSIRNSWDGLVDAVHTEDAFQQLLLATSALLVVAMSLDITKIERVLLIASCFLMLIVELLNTAIESVVDRISLELHPLSKRAKDLGGAAQLVTVVLVIIIWCSVLF, from the coding sequence ATGAATGCACATAATAAAGAGAAAGGCCTCCCGCGTTTCGTAAACAGCATACGTAACTCGTGGGATGGCCTTGTTGATGCCGTTCATACTGAAGATGCTTTTCAACAGCTACTTTTGGCCACATCAGCCTTGCTTGTGGTGGCGATGTCTTTAGACATTACAAAAATAGAAAGGGTGCTGTTAATCGCCAGCTGTTTTCTGATGCTGATTGTGGAATTGCTGAATACGGCGATTGAAAGCGTCGTTGATCGTATCTCTCTGGAACTGCATCCGCTGTCGAAACGAGCGAAAGACTTAGGTGGGGCAGCACAATTAGTGACGGTGGTGCTGGTGATTATTATCTGGTGTTCTGTCCTCTTCTGA
- a CDS encoding NUDIX hydrolase: MTKNLSQTDIINTAQKILALSQSGLTYSKDVFDKERYEALQEIAMELLAANFDIAQEDITHISEKGYATPKTDVRAFVIRQDKVLMVRESEDGLWSLPGGWADVGDSPAQAVCREVQEETGLNVKVTKLLGVWDRNQHGHPPHPWHIYKLIFLCEETGGELALSHESLDIGFFALDELPELSLTRIVPKQIKVSFDIAISDMPTYFD, encoded by the coding sequence ATGACAAAAAACCTCTCTCAAACCGATATCATTAATACGGCGCAAAAGATTCTTGCTTTGTCACAGTCTGGTCTGACTTATTCAAAGGATGTCTTTGATAAGGAGCGTTATGAGGCGCTACAGGAAATAGCCATGGAGCTACTTGCGGCTAATTTTGATATCGCACAGGAAGACATTACGCATATTTCCGAGAAAGGCTATGCCACACCGAAAACCGATGTGCGGGCTTTTGTCATCCGCCAGGATAAGGTCCTTATGGTCCGTGAATCTGAGGATGGGCTATGGAGCTTGCCGGGGGGATGGGCTGATGTCGGTGACAGCCCGGCTCAGGCGGTATGCCGGGAAGTGCAGGAAGAAACGGGTCTGAACGTCAAAGTGACTAAATTACTGGGGGTGTGGGATCGTAACCAGCACGGCCATCCTCCTCATCCGTGGCATATTTATAAACTGATTTTCTTATGTGAGGAAACCGGCGGCGAACTGGCACTAAGCCATGAATCACTTGATATCGGCTTTTTTGCGCTGGACGAATTACCCGAGCTTTCTCTTACCCGAATTGTTCCGAAACAGATTAAAGTCAGTTTCGATATCGCGATATCGGATATGCCAACCTATTTCGACTAA
- the ompC gene encoding porin OmpC — protein sequence MKAKYLVLMAPCVFMTGSVSAAEIYNKDGNKLDLYGLVSGLHYFSNDKSQDGDQSYMRIGFKGQTQISDLLTGYGQWQSQFNTNQAESDGNSMFTRLGFAGIRVGDYGSFDYGRNVGVLYDALSQTDMEPEFDAQTYNTDQFMFRRGNSLATYRNTDFFGLVDGLDFALQYQGKNDGGGEPGARDVLRQNGDGYGMSVSYAFGNGFKAVGAFTSSDRTNAQNNSAGIMGRGDKAEAYSASLKYDAHNVYLGVMYTQAYNASRFGSSSGAGVYGYANQSDIFEAFAQYTFDSGWVPFIAYNQARAKNLGAAGNGRTYGNQDLVKFVDFGGSYLFNQNMLAYVDYKLNLIDKSDFSQAARVSTDDILAVGLVYQF from the coding sequence ATGAAAGCAAAATATTTGGTGCTGATGGCACCTTGCGTCTTTATGACAGGGTCTGTGTCCGCTGCCGAGATTTACAATAAAGATGGGAACAAGCTTGATCTCTATGGTCTGGTTTCAGGACTGCATTACTTCAGTAATGATAAAAGTCAGGATGGCGATCAGTCTTATATGCGCATCGGCTTCAAAGGACAAACACAGATTTCAGATCTGCTAACCGGCTATGGTCAGTGGCAAAGCCAGTTTAATACCAACCAGGCGGAAAGCGATGGCAACTCTATGTTCACGCGCCTCGGTTTTGCCGGTATCAGGGTGGGCGACTATGGCTCGTTTGATTATGGCCGTAACGTGGGTGTCCTGTATGACGCACTCAGCCAGACGGACATGGAACCGGAATTTGATGCGCAAACCTATAACACCGATCAGTTTATGTTCCGTCGTGGTAATAGCCTTGCGACTTATCGAAATACCGATTTCTTTGGCTTAGTGGATGGACTGGACTTTGCCCTGCAATATCAGGGGAAAAACGACGGTGGTGGGGAGCCTGGCGCCCGTGACGTATTACGTCAGAATGGCGATGGTTATGGGATGTCGGTGTCTTACGCCTTTGGCAATGGATTCAAGGCAGTCGGTGCCTTTACCAGTTCTGATCGTACCAATGCGCAAAACAACAGTGCTGGCATCATGGGACGTGGTGACAAGGCAGAAGCTTACTCTGCGTCGCTGAAATACGATGCACACAACGTTTATCTGGGCGTCATGTATACGCAAGCGTATAACGCCTCGCGTTTTGGCAGCAGTTCGGGGGCCGGGGTATATGGTTATGCCAACCAGTCAGATATTTTTGAAGCCTTTGCCCAATATACCTTCGACTCAGGCTGGGTGCCTTTTATTGCCTACAACCAGGCACGCGCGAAAAACCTTGGGGCTGCGGGTAACGGCAGAACTTATGGCAATCAGGATCTGGTGAAATTTGTCGATTTTGGTGGTTCTTATCTGTTCAACCAGAACATGCTGGCTTACGTCGATTACAAGCTCAATTTGATTGATAAAAGCGACTTTTCGCAAGCCGCAAGAGTATCAACGGATGATATCCTGGCTGTCGGCCTGGTGTATCAGTTCTGA
- a CDS encoding GntR family transcriptional regulator, translating to MADFERPKSLTALVTDHVRKLIVHGDIPLGAAISERTVAAELNVSKTPVREALAQLSIEGLVTIKPQSGVRVFTLSAREVREICAFRQVLETAALTLAMQQDAKGLAEALDAVVKQMDLAQSDADFRRYLELDNDFHQCFFDFCGNTYLTNSYVRYAAKIAALRTHLAAKPQHTSLSYQEHGDIVAAIRKDAGAEVQAILERHLGRTRETYEIGIEDIAAADAAPLTTSS from the coding sequence GTGGCAGATTTTGAGCGTCCTAAGTCACTGACAGCGCTGGTAACAGATCATGTTCGCAAGTTAATCGTTCATGGCGATATTCCGCTGGGTGCCGCCATCAGCGAACGCACCGTCGCCGCTGAGCTGAATGTCTCAAAAACACCGGTTCGTGAAGCGCTTGCCCAGCTCAGTATTGAAGGGCTTGTCACGATCAAACCGCAATCCGGGGTGCGGGTGTTTACCCTGAGCGCCAGGGAAGTTCGCGAAATCTGTGCTTTCCGACAGGTTCTTGAGACGGCAGCACTGACCCTCGCTATGCAGCAGGATGCGAAAGGGCTGGCCGAAGCTCTGGATGCGGTGGTTAAACAAATGGACCTGGCCCAGAGTGATGCTGATTTTCGCCGCTATCTGGAGCTGGATAATGATTTTCACCAGTGTTTCTTTGATTTTTGTGGCAACACGTACCTGACCAATTCGTATGTGCGTTACGCGGCAAAAATTGCGGCGCTGCGCACCCATCTTGCCGCCAAACCGCAGCATACATCGCTTTCTTATCAGGAACATGGCGACATCGTTGCCGCCATCCGAAAGGATGCTGGCGCTGAAGTGCAAGCTATTCTCGAACGCCATTTAGGCCGTACCCGTGAAACCTATGAGATCGGCATAGAAGACATTGCCGCTGCTGATGCCGCTCCCCTGACCACGTCCTCCTGA
- a CDS encoding C-terminal binding protein, whose translation MSRRFKVVITDYDYGDIAIEEEILNAAGADVIGLQAKSEDDLVEIARDCDAIMNQYARVGAKVISAMTQCKVIARYGVGVDIVDVDAATQRNILVTNVRDYCTEEVADHAISMWLALARNLLAYNTATHQGIWQWQSGAPVYRLRGQTMGIVSFGRIGQAIAERARAFGVNVIVYDPYIDPALARQHQAVLVSKETLIAQSDIFMMQVPMTADTRHFLSEDEFRAMKRQALIINTGRGPTIDNKALYRALHEGWIAGAALDDPEEEPAKRAHWNPADNPIFSLPNVIVTPHSAYYSEESIRAARQLAATEVASVLTGKTPRFPVNGAALALRIKGANDHAEAV comes from the coding sequence ATGAGTCGAAGATTTAAAGTGGTGATTACCGATTATGATTACGGCGACATCGCCATTGAAGAAGAGATCCTCAATGCCGCTGGCGCGGATGTTATTGGTCTGCAAGCGAAATCTGAAGATGATCTGGTTGAAATTGCTCGTGATTGCGACGCCATCATGAACCAGTATGCGCGTGTCGGTGCAAAGGTGATTTCCGCCATGACGCAATGCAAGGTGATTGCCCGTTACGGTGTCGGCGTCGATATTGTTGACGTGGATGCAGCCACTCAACGTAACATTCTGGTTACAAACGTGCGGGATTACTGCACCGAGGAAGTCGCTGACCATGCCATCAGCATGTGGCTGGCGCTGGCGCGTAACCTGTTGGCTTACAACACCGCCACACATCAGGGCATCTGGCAGTGGCAGTCTGGCGCACCTGTCTATCGCCTGCGCGGGCAAACCATGGGGATCGTCTCGTTTGGACGCATCGGTCAGGCCATCGCCGAGCGCGCGCGCGCCTTTGGCGTCAACGTCATCGTTTACGATCCTTACATCGATCCGGCATTAGCACGGCAACACCAGGCAGTACTGGTCAGTAAAGAAACGCTCATCGCACAATCCGACATTTTCATGATGCAGGTACCAATGACTGCGGATACCCGTCATTTCCTCAGCGAAGACGAATTCAGAGCGATGAAACGCCAGGCGTTAATCATTAACACCGGGCGTGGTCCGACTATCGATAATAAAGCGCTGTACCGCGCGCTGCATGAAGGCTGGATTGCCGGTGCGGCGCTGGACGATCCCGAAGAAGAGCCGGCAAAACGCGCGCACTGGAACCCGGCAGACAATCCGATTTTCTCTCTGCCAAATGTCATCGTGACCCCGCATTCAGCCTATTACTCTGAAGAATCCATTCGGGCAGCACGCCAGCTGGCGGCGACTGAAGTTGCCAGTGTGCTGACAGGTAAAACCCCGCGATTCCCGGTTAATGGTGCAGCCCTGGCGCTGCGCATCAAAGGAGCAAATGACCATGCTGAAGCAGTTTAA
- a CDS encoding RraA family protein: MLKQFNDFTRQPELLAQFDALLHSYSIAAVFADVQYRTGVMDSGIKPAFRAKACGQAITVQLSKGDLVDPLKALEMGQPGDVIVVDAGGDVNTSVCGGLMGGLAQNRGIRAMIIDGAGRDTDELEDINWPIWSRAITPRGTHTMFSGRKEELSINVPIAVGGQLVKPGDFIVADLMGVVVIPQEHAQEVLKLAKEQVEREQATREWVKQGKTVEDLLAEFGRI, encoded by the coding sequence ATGCTGAAGCAGTTTAATGATTTCACTCGCCAGCCAGAACTGCTGGCCCAGTTTGATGCCTTATTGCACAGCTACTCAATTGCTGCGGTTTTTGCCGATGTGCAGTACCGCACTGGCGTTATGGATAGCGGTATCAAACCTGCGTTCCGGGCTAAAGCCTGCGGGCAGGCAATCACCGTTCAACTGTCGAAAGGCGACCTTGTTGATCCACTGAAAGCGCTGGAGATGGGGCAGCCCGGCGATGTGATTGTGGTGGATGCCGGCGGTGATGTTAACACCTCCGTCTGCGGCGGGCTGATGGGCGGCCTGGCTCAGAATCGCGGCATTCGCGCCATGATCATTGACGGTGCCGGGCGAGACACTGACGAACTGGAAGATATCAACTGGCCAATCTGGAGTCGGGCGATCACTCCTCGCGGTACTCACACGATGTTTTCCGGGCGTAAAGAGGAACTGTCCATTAACGTTCCCATCGCGGTCGGCGGCCAGCTGGTGAAACCCGGTGATTTTATCGTCGCCGACCTGATGGGTGTGGTGGTTATCCCTCAGGAACATGCGCAGGAGGTTTTGAAACTGGCGAAAGAACAGGTCGAGCGTGAGCAGGCCACACGTGAATGGGTAAAACAGGGCAAAACAGTCGAAGATCTGCTGGCAGAGTTTGGCCGTATCTGA
- a CDS encoding 2-dehydro-3-deoxygalactonokinase, with protein sequence MSNKAEFGLCDWGTSSFRLWLVDREGKVLKEVRTRQGLASVANRSFSPMLEQHLTELEAPAELPVLICGMAGSRQGWLDAGYSTVPVTVNELMRSPIRITGTRDIRILPGVCQLAPAYDVMRGEETMLLGAVRSSRLKDGVIVMPGTHSKWVSLENAAVTGFSTFMTGELFSLMSTHSILRHAVADAVGDIDEHSPAFISAVNAMLSGASLTHQLFRVRAATLLSECTPAESDARVSGLLIGAEVAAGYHQTSQRQLILIASGALTAPYHKALTLAGFDVTVLDADEAVRAGLFQSAQALWQRREEEHHV encoded by the coding sequence ATGAGCAACAAAGCGGAATTTGGACTCTGTGACTGGGGCACCTCAAGCTTTCGTCTGTGGCTGGTAGACCGGGAGGGCAAAGTCCTGAAGGAAGTGCGTACCCGGCAGGGTCTGGCAAGTGTGGCTAACCGGTCATTTTCCCCCATGCTGGAACAGCACCTGACAGAACTTGAGGCACCAGCCGAGCTGCCGGTGTTGATATGCGGTATGGCGGGTTCCCGCCAGGGCTGGCTGGACGCCGGTTACAGCACCGTCCCGGTAACGGTGAACGAACTTATGCGCTCGCCGATCAGGATTACCGGCACAAGAGACATCCGGATATTGCCGGGAGTGTGTCAGCTTGCTCCTGCTTACGATGTCATGCGCGGCGAGGAAACCATGCTGCTGGGCGCAGTGCGATCAAGCCGGCTGAAGGACGGAGTGATCGTCATGCCCGGGACCCATAGTAAATGGGTATCACTGGAGAACGCGGCCGTCACCGGTTTCAGCACCTTCATGACCGGTGAACTTTTCAGCCTGATGAGTACACATTCGATTCTGCGCCACGCGGTAGCCGATGCCGTCGGGGACATTGATGAACATTCTCCGGCGTTTATCTCTGCGGTGAACGCGATGCTGAGCGGGGCATCGCTCACTCATCAGCTGTTCAGGGTTCGCGCTGCCACCTTGCTGAGCGAGTGTACCCCGGCTGAAAGCGATGCAAGGGTGTCGGGATTGTTGATTGGCGCAGAAGTCGCAGCTGGCTATCACCAGACTTCTCAGCGTCAGTTGATATTAATCGCATCGGGGGCGCTGACAGCGCCTTATCACAAGGCATTAACGCTGGCGGGCTTTGATGTCACAGTTCTGGATGCTGACGAAGCGGTTCGCGCTGGGTTATTCCAGAGCGCGCAAGCCCTCTGGCAGCGGCGGGAGGAAGAACATCATGTCTGA
- a CDS encoding 2-dehydro-3-deoxy-6-phosphogalactonate aldolase: MSDLLIPDGKRGLIAILRGIKPEEVVDIGFALVEAGIEIIEVPLNSPAAFESISRLIKALPADMMVGAGTVLNPQDVNRLADCGGRIVVSPNVDQAVIGQTRLRGMLSLPGVFTATEAFQAIAAGASGLKFFPAAMMGVSGINALRAVLPPDMPLGAVGGIEAGQFGDYLNAGIHFFGLGSNLYKPGDNARQVSDRTTHLVRAWDAVKNNK, translated from the coding sequence ATGTCTGATTTATTGATACCCGACGGGAAGCGGGGGCTGATTGCGATCCTGCGCGGGATTAAGCCGGAAGAAGTGGTTGATATCGGATTTGCCCTGGTCGAGGCAGGAATTGAGATCATTGAAGTTCCCCTTAATTCACCTGCAGCGTTTGAGTCCATATCACGTCTGATAAAAGCATTACCTGCGGACATGATGGTCGGTGCTGGCACCGTTCTGAATCCGCAGGATGTCAATCGTCTGGCAGATTGTGGTGGCAGGATCGTGGTGAGTCCTAATGTCGATCAGGCCGTCATTGGGCAAACCCGCTTACGGGGCATGCTTTCTCTGCCTGGCGTCTTTACGGCAACTGAAGCTTTTCAGGCGATTGCCGCAGGAGCCAGCGGTCTTAAATTTTTTCCTGCTGCAATGATGGGTGTCAGTGGAATTAATGCGCTGCGTGCGGTTCTCCCCCCGGACATGCCATTAGGTGCGGTTGGGGGAATAGAGGCGGGGCAATTTGGTGATTATCTCAATGCGGGTATTCATTTCTTCGGACTTGGCAGCAATTTGTATAAACCCGGCGATAACGCACGTCAGGTATCGGACAGAACAACACATCTGGTGCGTGCCTGGGATGCCGTAAAAAACAATAAATAA